A DNA window from Thermoleophilia bacterium contains the following coding sequences:
- the gatA gene encoding Asp-tRNA(Asn)/Glu-tRNA(Gln) amidotransferase subunit GatA → MAESDLLAATAAETAALIEGNEVSRQECLDIWLERTAADDLNGYLWRADAESAVGSVDQEAQDPVAGVPLAIKDIFCTTGVPTTAASKILEGYRPPYDATAVARLASAGVPMLGKTNMDEFAMGSSNENSAYGPALNPWDRSRVPGGSSGGSAAVVAGGLAPWALGTDTGGSVRQPAAFCGVVGLKPTYGSISRYGMIAFASSLDQCGPITQDVTDAALLLARLEGRDEMDSTSTGIEGGIALPSAANLNGLKFGVPADLVGEGVDPGVKAVFDRTVERIEGLGGTVETIALPHAKHGISAYYVLAPAEASTNLSRYDGVRYGQRASDRDLASMYEDTRGDFFGPEVKRRIMLGTYALSSGYYDAYYGRAQRVRTKIVDDFNSAFAKVDFVITPTSPSVAFGLGEKTADPLTMYMTDLFTVPMSLAGIPAISIPAGMATPEEGGTAMPVGFQIAAPAFGEQKLLEASFALEKAIAFDNGGGRI, encoded by the coding sequence GTGGCCGAATCCGACCTGCTTGCCGCAACCGCGGCCGAAACCGCGGCGCTCATCGAGGGCAATGAGGTGTCGCGCCAGGAGTGCCTCGATATCTGGCTCGAGCGCACCGCGGCCGACGACTTGAACGGCTACCTCTGGCGAGCCGACGCAGAAAGTGCGGTTGGCTCTGTCGACCAGGAGGCCCAGGACCCGGTTGCTGGGGTCCCGCTCGCGATCAAGGACATCTTCTGCACGACCGGCGTCCCGACCACGGCGGCCTCGAAGATCCTCGAGGGATACCGCCCGCCTTACGACGCGACCGCCGTGGCCCGCCTGGCTTCTGCCGGAGTGCCGATGCTCGGCAAGACCAACATGGACGAATTCGCGATGGGCTCGTCCAACGAGAACTCCGCTTACGGCCCGGCGCTCAATCCCTGGGACCGCTCGCGGGTGCCAGGCGGTTCGTCCGGTGGCTCGGCGGCCGTGGTGGCCGGCGGTCTGGCCCCCTGGGCGCTTGGAACCGACACCGGCGGCTCGGTCCGCCAGCCGGCCGCTTTCTGCGGTGTGGTCGGGTTGAAGCCCACCTACGGCTCGATCTCCCGCTACGGGATGATCGCCTTCGCTTCTTCGCTCGACCAGTGTGGCCCGATCACCCAGGACGTGACCGACGCCGCGCTGCTCCTGGCTCGGCTCGAGGGGCGCGATGAGATGGACTCGACGTCGACCGGTATCGAAGGCGGCATCGCGCTGCCGTCGGCCGCGAACCTCAATGGACTGAAGTTCGGCGTTCCGGCGGACCTGGTCGGCGAGGGCGTCGACCCGGGGGTCAAGGCCGTGTTCGACCGCACAGTCGAGCGGATCGAGGGCCTGGGCGGCACGGTCGAGACGATCGCGCTGCCACACGCCAAACACGGCATCTCCGCCTACTACGTGCTGGCGCCGGCAGAAGCTTCGACCAATCTCTCGCGTTACGACGGGGTGCGGTACGGGCAACGAGCCAGCGACCGGGACCTGGCCTCGATGTACGAGGACACCCGCGGCGACTTCTTCGGGCCGGAGGTCAAGCGGCGGATCATGCTCGGCACCTACGCGCTCTCATCCGGCTACTACGACGCCTACTACGGCCGGGCGCAGCGGGTCCGGACGAAGATCGTCGATGACTTCAACTCGGCCTTCGCCAAGGTTGATTTCGTGATCACTCCGACCTCGCCGTCAGTCGCGTTCGGGCTCGGGGAAAAGACCGCCGACCCGCTGACGATGTACATGACCGACCTGTTCACGGTGCCGATGTCCCTCGCCGGGATCCCGGCGATCTCGATCCCGGCCGGAATGGCCACTCCCGAGGAAGGTGGCACCGCAATGCCGGTCGGCTTCCAGATCGCGGCGCCGGCCTTCGGCGAGCAGAAGCTGCTTGAAGCCTCGTTTGCGCTGGAAAAGGCGATCGCCTTCGACAACGGCGGGGGAAGGATCTGA
- the gatC gene encoding Asp-tRNA(Asn)/Glu-tRNA(Gln) amidotransferase subunit GatC gives MIEREQVLHVARLSRLKLDDDEVSRLETELSSILDHVDRLAEIDIEGVEPTSHVVPLENVLRDDVARPSLDRDVALGQAPDPVDGAFRVPSPQAEG, from the coding sequence GTGATCGAGCGCGAACAGGTTCTGCACGTGGCCCGTCTTTCGAGGCTGAAGCTGGACGACGACGAAGTGTCGCGGCTGGAGACTGAACTCTCTTCGATCCTCGACCACGTCGACCGTCTGGCCGAGATCGACATCGAGGGAGTCGAACCCACTTCCCACGTCGTGCCGCTCGAGAACGTCCTGCGTGATGACGTGGCCCGGCCGAGCCTGGATCGTGATGTAGCCCTGGGGCAGGCGCCGGACCCGGTCGACGGCGCTTTCCGCGTTCCGTCTCCCCAGGCCGAAGGCTGA
- the folD gene encoding bifunctional methylenetetrahydrofolate dehydrogenase/methenyltetrahydrofolate cyclohydrolase FolD — protein MGARTIDGKQVSQEVRDRVGKEVAAFVEDSGRIPTLATVLVGADPASEIYVANKHKACEAAGMKSVHHGLAADTPEADLVALVEELGTDESVDGILVQLPVPDHIDPDAVVSAINPAKDVDGLTPASAGMLASGRPGLVPCTPAGVVELLDHEGFDLNGAEAVIVGRSNLVGRPLFSLLLSRNATVTVCHSRTRDLAGVCRRADVLIAAVGVPELISAEHVKPGATVIDVGMNRTEDGLRGDVNFPEVSEVAGALTPVPGGVGPMTIAMLMANTLSAAKARG, from the coding sequence ATGGGCGCGCGGACGATCGACGGCAAGCAGGTCTCGCAGGAAGTGCGCGACAGGGTGGGAAAAGAAGTCGCCGCGTTCGTCGAGGACTCGGGCCGGATCCCAACCCTGGCGACCGTTCTGGTCGGCGCCGATCCCGCTTCGGAGATCTACGTGGCCAACAAGCACAAGGCCTGCGAAGCCGCGGGAATGAAGTCTGTCCACCACGGGCTCGCCGCCGACACCCCGGAGGCGGATCTGGTCGCCCTGGTCGAAGAACTCGGCACCGATGAATCGGTCGACGGCATCCTGGTCCAGCTGCCGGTCCCGGATCACATCGATCCCGACGCGGTGGTCAGCGCGATCAACCCGGCCAAGGATGTCGACGGGCTGACTCCGGCCAGCGCCGGCATGCTCGCTTCGGGCCGGCCGGGACTGGTGCCCTGCACACCCGCCGGCGTGGTCGAGCTGCTCGACCACGAAGGATTCGACCTGAACGGGGCGGAGGCGGTGATCGTCGGCCGCTCGAACCTGGTCGGCCGGCCGTTGTTCAGCCTACTGCTGTCGCGCAACGCCACGGTGACGGTCTGCCATTCGCGGACCCGTGACCTGGCCGGGGTCTGCCGGCGGGCCGATGTCCTGATCGCCGCCGTCGGCGTGCCCGAGCTGATATCGGCCGAGCATGTCAAGCCCGGCGCGACCGTGATCGACGTCGGCATGAACCGGACCGAAGACGGCCTGCGCGGCGACGTGAACTTCCCCGAAGTCTCCGAAGTCGCCGGCGCCCTGACCCCGGTTCCCGGCGGAGTCGGGCCGATGACGATCGCGATGCTGATGGCCAACACGCTTTCCGCGGCTAAAGCCCGAGGCTGA
- a CDS encoding UvrD-helicase domain-containing protein, with translation MVEALTNTTPDLNPPQQEAVEYGDGPLLVIAGAGSGKTRVLTHRIAHLLSTRRARPGEILAITFTNRAAKEMQERVEQLVGARARAMWVTTFHSACARMLRADAEKLGYSKSFTIYDQADSLRMIKRVMVELDVDPKRFPARAIQNGISGAKNELLDSEAYAQHGGSYFEDTVAGVYELYEKRMVENNAMDFDDLLVRTVNVLELFESARDRWRRTFRYILVDEYQDTNHAQYRLLQLLAAEHGNLTVVGDEDQSVYGFRHADVRNILDFEKDFPNAKVVKLEQNYRSTQTILTAANAVVENNRDRRPKKLWTEAGQGDEIEVVRLGDEHEEARWVAGEVDRLIDEEGLTTEDIAIFYRTNAMSRVVEDTLVRFGTPYQVIGGTKFYERAEIKDAIAYLQYISNPRDSVSFSRVVNTPRRGIGDTSQARILAHANTTGEDIWDVASAAETVPGLSGAAVRCVTEFQSTMMGLRAKSERSPVSETLEAVLTESGYFDALEAERTVEAEGRTENLRELVGVAAEFDTNRALEGESEIAPLDEFLQQISLYTDQDKLEKSESLLTLMTLHNAKGLEYDTVFIIGCEDGVFPHSRALDEGEEEEERRLCYVGITRARQRLYLTSARTRRLYGGRSEATMPSRFLDEFPASLVHQQGSAVGGGIGTSTSWGSPSSGGFSSLSGGLGSGSDPIQPSTAVEVSLGDDVVHASFGEGVVIGTEPGGVVIVRFSADGTERKLMAEYAPIKKR, from the coding sequence CTGGTGGAGGCCCTCACCAACACGACCCCGGATCTGAATCCCCCGCAGCAGGAAGCCGTCGAGTACGGGGACGGTCCGCTGCTGGTGATCGCCGGGGCCGGATCCGGTAAAACGAGGGTCCTGACCCACCGGATCGCGCATCTGCTCTCGACCAGGCGCGCCCGCCCGGGGGAGATCCTCGCGATCACCTTCACCAACCGCGCCGCCAAAGAGATGCAGGAGCGGGTCGAGCAGCTGGTCGGCGCCCGCGCCCGCGCGATGTGGGTCACCACCTTCCATTCGGCCTGCGCCCGGATGCTCCGGGCCGACGCCGAGAAGCTGGGTTATTCGAAGTCCTTCACGATCTACGACCAGGCCGATTCGCTGCGGATGATCAAGCGCGTCATGGTGGAACTCGACGTCGATCCGAAGCGCTTTCCCGCGCGGGCGATCCAGAACGGCATCTCCGGGGCCAAGAACGAACTGCTCGACTCCGAGGCCTACGCACAGCACGGCGGCTCGTATTTCGAGGACACCGTCGCCGGGGTGTACGAGCTCTACGAGAAACGCATGGTCGAGAACAACGCGATGGACTTCGACGACCTGCTGGTCCGCACGGTCAACGTGCTCGAGCTCTTCGAGTCGGCGCGTGACCGCTGGCGCCGAACCTTCCGTTACATCCTGGTCGACGAATACCAGGACACGAACCACGCGCAGTACCGCCTGCTCCAGCTTCTCGCGGCCGAGCACGGCAACCTGACCGTGGTCGGGGACGAGGACCAGTCCGTCTACGGGTTCCGCCACGCCGACGTCCGCAACATCCTCGACTTCGAGAAGGATTTCCCGAACGCGAAGGTGGTCAAGCTCGAGCAGAACTACCGCTCGACCCAGACCATCCTCACCGCGGCGAATGCGGTGGTGGAGAACAACCGGGACCGCCGCCCGAAGAAGCTCTGGACCGAAGCCGGCCAGGGTGATGAGATCGAGGTCGTGCGCCTGGGCGACGAGCACGAAGAAGCCCGCTGGGTCGCCGGCGAAGTCGACCGGCTGATCGACGAAGAGGGCCTGACCACCGAGGACATCGCGATCTTCTACCGGACCAACGCGATGAGCCGCGTGGTCGAAGACACCCTGGTCCGTTTCGGCACGCCCTACCAGGTGATCGGCGGCACCAAGTTCTACGAGCGGGCCGAGATCAAGGACGCGATCGCCTATCTCCAGTACATCTCCAACCCCCGTGACTCGGTCTCCTTCAGCCGGGTCGTCAACACGCCGCGGCGCGGTATCGGCGACACCAGCCAGGCCCGAATCCTGGCCCACGCCAACACCACCGGCGAGGACATCTGGGACGTCGCCTCGGCGGCCGAGACGGTGCCGGGCCTGAGCGGCGCCGCGGTGCGCTGCGTCACCGAGTTCCAGAGCACGATGATGGGACTGCGGGCCAAGTCGGAACGCTCGCCGGTCTCGGAAACCCTCGAGGCGGTGCTCACCGAATCGGGCTACTTCGATGCCCTCGAGGCCGAACGCACCGTCGAGGCCGAGGGCCGGACGGAGAACCTCCGGGAGCTGGTCGGCGTCGCCGCCGAGTTCGACACCAACCGCGCGCTCGAAGGCGAGAGCGAGATCGCTCCGCTCGACGAGTTCCTCCAGCAGATCTCGCTCTACACCGATCAGGACAAACTTGAGAAAAGCGAGTCCTTGCTGACCCTGATGACCCTGCACAACGCCAAGGGCCTCGAGTACGACACGGTCTTCATCATCGGCTGCGAGGACGGCGTCTTCCCGCACTCCAGGGCACTCGACGAAGGTGAGGAAGAGGAAGAGCGGCGCCTTTGTTACGTCGGCATCACCCGGGCCCGGCAGCGGCTTTACCTCACCAGCGCTCGAACCCGGCGGCTCTACGGAGGCCGGTCGGAAGCGACGATGCCGTCACGCTTCCTCGACGAATTTCCGGCTTCGCTTGTCCACCAGCAGGGCTCGGCGGTTGGTGGCGGGATCGGCACCTCGACCAGCTGGGGTTCACCTTCGTCCGGCGGTTTCAGTTCCCTGTCGGGCGGTCTGGGCAGCGGATCCGATCCGATTCAGCCGTCGACCGCGGTCGAAGTATCACTGGGCGACGATGTCGTTCACGCTTCCTTCGGCGAGGGCGTGGTAATCGGCACCGAGCCCGGCGGCGTCGTGATCGTGCGCTTCTCCGCCGATGGGACCGAACGCAAACTGATGGCCGAATACGCCCCGATCAAGAAGAGGTGA
- the cysE gene encoding serine O-acetyltransferase, protein MARPDHITNAVSGIKSQVAAARGRDPATATASTIEILATWPGVQAVLAYRLAHRLYCRKLPLVPLAISFISRVITGIEIHPGARIGEGFFIDHGAGVVIGETAEIGDNVTLYQGVTLGGTGFQAGKRHPTIEDNVTIGSGAKLLGPITVGHGAKIGANTVVVEDVPSRSTVVGNPGHPVRIEGRKVEGPDADWIHLPDPLQDAVKSLSARIKELEKQVADLSGGEDPKAEHPVTKPRKGRSSAGG, encoded by the coding sequence ATGGCCCGACCTGACCACATCACCAATGCGGTGAGCGGCATCAAGTCGCAAGTGGCCGCGGCCCGGGGCCGCGATCCCGCGACGGCTACCGCTTCCACAATCGAGATCCTGGCGACCTGGCCCGGCGTGCAGGCCGTGCTCGCCTACCGCCTGGCGCACCGGCTCTACTGCCGGAAGCTGCCGCTCGTGCCGCTGGCCATCTCGTTCATCAGCCGGGTCATCACCGGCATCGAGATCCATCCCGGGGCCCGGATCGGCGAAGGGTTCTTCATCGACCATGGGGCCGGCGTGGTGATCGGGGAGACCGCCGAGATCGGCGACAACGTGACGCTCTACCAGGGCGTGACCCTGGGCGGCACCGGTTTCCAGGCCGGCAAACGGCACCCGACGATCGAGGACAACGTGACGATCGGTTCCGGGGCCAAGCTGCTCGGCCCGATCACGGTCGGCCACGGCGCGAAGATCGGGGCGAACACCGTCGTGGTCGAGGACGTTCCCTCCCGGTCGACGGTGGTCGGCAACCCCGGCCACCCGGTGCGTATCGAAGGCCGCAAGGTCGAGGGTCCGGACGCTGACTGGATCCACCTGCCGGACCCGCTTCAGGATGCGGTCAAGTCACTTTCGGCGAGGATCAAGGAACTGGAAAAGCAGGTTGCGGACCTGTCCGGGGGCGAAGATCCCAAGGCCGAGCATCCGGTGACCAAGCCGCGCAAAGGCCGGTCCTCGGCCGGCGGCTGA
- the cysK gene encoding cysteine synthase A yields the protein MIAPQASATVGGTPLVSLARIGEGVGAEVCAKLEYFNPGGSVKDRIGAAMIGAAEAQGKLVRGESVIVEPTSGNTGIALAMICAARGYELILTMPEGMSRERAKLLRAYGAEVQETPSMGGMDEAVELAARICEQRKGYMPQQFSNPANPEAHFRTTGPEIWDDTEGEIAAFVCGVGTGGTITGVARYLKEQGSDAKIIAVEPASSPVLSGGSTGPHRIQGIGPGFVPEVLDQDLLDEILPVSDDEALKTARQLAGREGILGGISAGANVFAALEVAKRPDMKGGRVVTIVCDSGDRYMSLPFFAP from the coding sequence TTGATCGCCCCTCAGGCATCGGCAACCGTCGGCGGGACCCCGCTCGTCTCCCTGGCCCGGATCGGCGAAGGGGTCGGCGCGGAAGTCTGCGCCAAGCTCGAATACTTCAATCCCGGCGGTTCGGTCAAGGACCGGATCGGCGCGGCCATGATCGGCGCGGCGGAGGCCCAAGGCAAGCTGGTCCGTGGCGAGTCGGTGATCGTCGAGCCGACCAGCGGCAACACCGGCATCGCCCTGGCCATGATCTGCGCCGCACGCGGATACGAGCTGATCCTGACCATGCCGGAAGGCATGAGCCGCGAACGGGCCAAGTTGCTGCGGGCCTACGGAGCCGAGGTCCAGGAAACGCCCTCGATGGGCGGAATGGACGAGGCGGTAGAGCTCGCCGCGCGCATCTGCGAGCAGCGCAAGGGCTATATGCCGCAGCAGTTCTCCAACCCGGCCAACCCGGAAGCCCATTTCCGGACCACCGGACCCGAGATCTGGGATGACACGGAAGGAGAGATCGCGGCTTTCGTCTGTGGCGTCGGTACCGGCGGCACGATCACCGGGGTCGCGCGGTACCTGAAGGAGCAGGGATCGGACGCGAAGATCATCGCGGTCGAGCCCGCATCGTCGCCGGTTCTCTCCGGCGGCAGCACCGGCCCCCACCGGATCCAGGGGATCGGGCCGGGATTCGTGCCGGAGGTCCTCGACCAGGACCTGCTCGACGAGATCCTTCCGGTCTCCGACGACGAAGCCCTGAAAACAGCCCGGCAGCTCGCCGGCCGCGAAGGAATACTCGGGGGAATCTCCGCCGGCGCGAACGTCTTCGCCGCGCTGGAGGTGGCGAAACGCCCGGACATGAAGGGTGGCCGGGTCGTCACGATCGTCTGCGATTCCGGTGACCGTTACATGTCACTTCCGTTCTTCGCGCCCTGA
- a CDS encoding Rrf2 family transcriptional regulator, producing the protein MISITSKSRYAVVAMAELARSGDRPMPVKELAERRDIPDQFLEQLFSTLRRSGLLTSHRGSKGGYTLSRPADEITVLEVVQALDGKVGQEADEAGGIWLDGITALRKVFGETTIAEIERREAEEAAARMYFI; encoded by the coding sequence GTGATTTCGATCACCTCCAAATCCCGCTACGCCGTGGTGGCCATGGCCGAGCTGGCCCGCTCGGGTGACCGCCCGATGCCGGTCAAGGAGCTCGCCGAGCGCCGGGATATCCCGGACCAGTTCCTCGAGCAGCTCTTCTCGACGCTGCGCCGCTCGGGACTCCTGACCAGTCACCGCGGCAGCAAGGGCGGCTACACGTTGTCCCGGCCGGCAGATGAGATCACTGTGCTCGAAGTGGTGCAGGCGCTGGACGGAAAGGTCGGCCAGGAAGCCGATGAGGCCGGGGGAATCTGGCTCGACGGCATTACCGCCCTGCGCAAGGTCTTCGGTGAGACGACCATCGCCGAGATCGAACGCCGCGAAGCCGAAGAGGCCGCGGCGAGGATGTACTTCATTTGA
- a CDS encoding glutamate--tRNA ligase: MSISEKDLRVRFAPSPTGALHIGGARTALYNWLAARHSGGKLVLRIEDTDLDRSTEENVSQIIDALEWLELDWDEGPLSQLARAPEHALALEKLLESGAAYRDAATADDVKAFKAEHGADRGYRGEPSADGSGAVRLRVPDDGDTVLQDLIHGEVRFPNRSYDDFVIARGDGSVLYNFAVAVDDADMEITEVIRGDDHLSNTPKQLLVLEALGHEPPRYAHVPLLHGPDGKKLSKRHGAASVQELRDAGYLPAAIRNYVALLGWGPGDDETLLETDELVKRFRPEDVGRSSAVFDEKKLRWMNGRYMRELDLETYTATVARFLAREISPELTEACRISQEKASTLDEVWPLIRFVFEEPVEDEKAWRKIMKNDAGTALAAVREALSGLGVFTTEVVEAAVEPIPERLDLKPGKVYQPIRVAITGTTVSPGIFESLAVLGKERSLTRIDVALARIEAAPPQTPDS; the protein is encoded by the coding sequence ATGAGCATCAGTGAAAAAGACCTCCGAGTTAGATTCGCCCCTTCGCCCACCGGTGCTCTGCACATCGGTGGGGCCAGAACCGCACTCTACAACTGGCTGGCCGCCCGTCATTCCGGCGGCAAGCTCGTTCTCCGGATCGAAGACACAGACCTCGATCGCTCGACCGAAGAGAACGTCTCGCAGATCATCGATGCGCTCGAATGGCTCGAGCTCGACTGGGACGAGGGCCCGCTCTCGCAGCTCGCCCGGGCCCCCGAGCACGCACTCGCTCTCGAGAAACTGCTGGAGAGCGGCGCTGCCTACCGCGATGCGGCTACCGCCGATGACGTCAAGGCCTTCAAGGCCGAGCACGGCGCCGACCGCGGTTATCGCGGTGAGCCGAGCGCCGACGGCAGCGGAGCCGTCCGGCTGCGCGTTCCGGATGATGGCGACACCGTGCTCCAGGACCTGATCCACGGTGAGGTGCGTTTCCCCAACCGCAGCTACGACGACTTCGTGATCGCCCGCGGCGATGGCTCGGTGCTCTACAACTTCGCGGTTGCTGTCGACGACGCCGACATGGAAATAACCGAGGTGATCCGCGGCGACGACCACCTCTCGAACACGCCGAAGCAACTGCTGGTGCTCGAAGCGCTCGGCCACGAGCCGCCGCGTTACGCGCATGTGCCGCTGCTTCACGGGCCGGACGGAAAGAAGCTCTCGAAGCGGCATGGTGCCGCCTCGGTCCAGGAGCTGCGGGATGCGGGGTACCTGCCGGCCGCGATCAGGAACTACGTCGCCCTGCTCGGCTGGGGTCCCGGGGACGATGAGACCCTGCTCGAAACCGACGAGCTGGTCAAGCGGTTCCGGCCTGAGGACGTCGGCCGTTCCTCGGCCGTGTTCGACGAGAAGAAGCTGCGCTGGATGAACGGCCGGTACATGCGGGAGCTCGATCTCGAGACCTACACGGCGACCGTCGCCCGTTTTCTTGCGCGCGAAATCAGCCCTGAGCTCACCGAGGCCTGCCGTATCAGCCAGGAGAAGGCTTCGACCCTGGACGAGGTCTGGCCGTTGATCCGCTTCGTCTTCGAGGAGCCGGTCGAAGACGAGAAGGCGTGGCGGAAGATCATGAAGAACGACGCCGGGACCGCTCTGGCGGCGGTTCGCGAGGCGCTTTCCGGCCTTGGCGTCTTTACGACCGAGGTGGTCGAGGCGGCGGTCGAGCCGATCCCCGAGCGCCTCGATCTCAAGCCGGGCAAGGTCTATCAGCCAATCCGGGTCGCGATCACCGGTACCACGGTTTCTCCGGGGATCTTCGAGTCGCTGGCGGTGCTGGGCAAGGAACGAAGCCTCACCCGGATCGACGTAGCGCTTGCCCGGATCGAAGCTGCACCGCCGCAAACTCCCGATTCCTGA
- a CDS encoding deoxyribonuclease IV, whose protein sequence is MLIGAHVSTAGGLVKAVGRGDEIGASSIQIFNQSPRAWRPTKYTDDDFAEFKEAIDESSVESVIIHAVYLINPATPDRELRRKSLESLTHALSIGDGIGATGVVLHPGSRKDAELIPAMIRSGEVIEQAINQTDSCPVLIEQMAGHKGILGHTFEEIAAITEAAGGGERIGACLDSCHLFAAGYDIRTPESIGMVIDDLETQLGKKRLQALHLNDSKDPFGSKKDRHEDIGKGEIGDEAMSWFLSEPRFEGLTAPMETPGKHKEGVSKADVDHVRKLYKRGLKNRK, encoded by the coding sequence ATGCTCATCGGTGCCCATGTTTCCACAGCGGGAGGTCTGGTGAAGGCGGTGGGTCGCGGTGACGAAATTGGCGCCTCCTCGATCCAGATTTTCAACCAGAGCCCGCGGGCCTGGCGGCCGACGAAGTACACCGATGACGATTTCGCCGAGTTCAAAGAGGCAATCGATGAATCCAGTGTCGAATCGGTGATCATCCACGCCGTCTACCTGATCAATCCGGCTACTCCGGACCGGGAACTGCGGCGAAAGTCGCTCGAGTCGCTCACGCACGCCCTGAGCATCGGAGACGGCATCGGAGCGACCGGCGTCGTCCTCCACCCCGGTTCACGCAAGGACGCCGAGCTGATCCCGGCGATGATCCGCTCCGGCGAGGTGATCGAACAGGCGATCAACCAAACCGACTCCTGTCCGGTCCTGATCGAACAGATGGCGGGGCACAAGGGCATCCTCGGCCACACCTTCGAGGAGATCGCCGCGATCACCGAGGCGGCCGGCGGTGGCGAGCGGATCGGCGCCTGCCTCGATTCATGCCATCTGTTCGCCGCCGGCTACGACATCCGGACCCCCGAGTCAATCGGCATGGTCATCGACGATCTCGAGACCCAGCTCGGCAAGAAGCGCCTGCAGGCGCTCCACCTGAACGACTCGAAGGACCCGTTCGGATCGAAGAAGGACCGGCACGAGGACATCGGCAAGGGTGAGATCGGCGACGAGGCGATGTCCTGGTTCCTGTCCGAGCCCCGGTTCGAGGGCCTCACGGCCCCCATGGAGACGCCGGGAAAACACAAGGAAGGAGTCAGCAAGGCGGACGTCGACCACGTGCGCAAGCTGTACAAGCGGGGCCTCAAGAATCGCAAGTGA
- a CDS encoding glutamate decarboxylase has protein sequence MTKPKHPTPQQKFNPEREQLLVESYFTEPAASHTMPEVGVTPRAAYNVIATEMELDGDPNKNLATFVTTWMEPEAKQLISDSLHKNYIDHAEYPRTAEISKRCVRMIHGLFNGPEGQDSPGTACAGSSEAVMLGALSMKWNWKNRQEKAGKPTTKPNLVYGSDVHVVWDKFCRYFDVEPRNIPIPKGKTVMGPDDFREHIDENTIGVIGVVGTTFTGQCDDVVGIDQMLTELKGKGLEVPMHIDGASGGFVFPFSEPDFTWDFRLDSVVSINASGHKFGLVYPGIGWLITRTDAQVPEDLIFYEDYLGEKDATFTLNFSGSSSFVLAQYYQFIRLGHSGYSSVVRAMTKNRHALADRLRDMDALTVYDDDNPTLPLLIAKTNDNESFDSNDLVGELARRRGWMVPAYQMPPDNENDRIMRMLVKFNQTRELVDALCDDFEASITYLRKRGEGKDPTPPVHTGHGY, from the coding sequence ATGACCAAGCCCAAGCACCCCACGCCGCAGCAGAAGTTTAATCCCGAGAGGGAACAGTTGCTGGTGGAGAGTTACTTCACCGAGCCTGCCGCAAGTCACACCATGCCGGAGGTCGGAGTCACTCCTCGCGCCGCCTACAACGTCATCGCCACGGAGATGGAGCTTGACGGCGATCCGAACAAGAACCTGGCCACCTTCGTGACCACCTGGATGGAGCCTGAGGCGAAGCAGCTGATCAGCGACAGCCTCCACAAGAACTACATCGATCACGCCGAGTACCCACGTACCGCCGAGATCTCAAAACGCTGCGTCCGCATGATCCACGGCCTCTTCAACGGTCCCGAAGGCCAGGACTCCCCCGGTACCGCCTGCGCCGGCTCATCCGAAGCGGTGATGCTCGGCGCTCTCTCGATGAAGTGGAACTGGAAGAACCGCCAGGAAAAGGCCGGCAAGCCTACGACCAAGCCAAACCTCGTCTACGGATCCGACGTCCACGTTGTCTGGGACAAGTTCTGCCGCTACTTCGACGTCGAGCCCCGCAACATTCCGATTCCCAAGGGCAAGACGGTCATGGGCCCGGACGACTTCCGCGAGCACATAGACGAAAACACGATCGGTGTGATCGGTGTGGTCGGCACCACCTTCACGGGCCAGTGCGACGACGTCGTCGGCATCGACCAGATGCTGACCGAGCTGAAGGGCAAGGGCCTCGAGGTGCCGATGCACATCGACGGTGCCTCCGGAGGATTCGTCTTCCCGTTCTCCGAACCGGACTTCACCTGGGACTTCCGCCTCGATTCGGTCGTGTCGATCAACGCCTCCGGCCACAAGTTCGGCCTGGTCTACCCCGGCATCGGCTGGCTGATCACCCGGACCGACGCCCAGGTGCCGGAAGACCTCATCTTCTACGAGGACTACCTCGGCGAGAAGGACGCGACCTTCACCCTGAACTTCTCGGGCAGCTCGTCCTTCGTTCTGGCCCAGTACTACCAGTTCATCCGCCTGGGTCACAGCGGCTACAGCTCGGTCGTGCGAGCCATGACCAAGAACCGTCACGCCCTGGCCGACCGCCTGCGCGACATGGATGCGCTCACGGTCTACGACGACGACAACCCCACCCTGCCGCTGCTGATCGCCAAGACGAACGACAACGAGTCATTCGACAGCAACGACCTGGTCGGCGAGCTGGCCCGGCGCCGCGGCTGGATGGTCCCGGCCTATCAGATGCCCCCCGACAACGAGAACGACCGGATCATGCGAATGCTGGTCAAGTTCAACCAGACCCGCGAACTGGTCGACGCCCTCTGCGACGACTTCGAAGCCTCGATCACCTATCTGCGCAAGCGGGGCGAGGGCAAGGACCCAACACCCCCGGTCCATACGGGTCACGGTTACTAG